A part of Myxococcus landrumus genomic DNA contains:
- a CDS encoding acyl-CoA carboxylase subunit beta: MPRITSRINTGSETFQAQRADMLARLGELRGIEAKVRASEEKARDKFHKRGQLLPRERLMMLLDRGSPFLELSTLCGYGYHDDNDGSLAGGNSIAGIGYVSGVRCMVFVNNSAIKGGTASPWGVQKALRGQAIALQNKLPLVSLVESGGANLMYQQEIFIPGGETFYNQARLSAAGIPQVTVVHGSSTAGGAYLPGLSDYVVMVKKKAKVFLAGPPLLKAATGEVATDEDLGGAEMHATVAGTADYLAENDADAIRMARDIVSKLGWNERLAAQAQAPYAEPLYSPDELCGAIPADYRKPYDCREIVARIVDGSDFMGFKDDYDAHTVCGWASLFGGPIGIIGNNGPISPRGATKAAQFIQLCCQSGTPIVYLQNTTGYLVGTQPEQGGIVKHGSKMIQAVANATVPQVTLLVGGSFGAGNYGMCGRPFHPRFIFAWPNARTAVMGGEQAAKVMSIVFGEKLARGGETVDEEALRAFTQPIIDQFEKESHPFNASARLFDDGIIDPRDTRRVLGFALSICREAGRRELNPNTFGVARL, from the coding sequence ATGCCGAGAATCACATCGCGAATCAACACGGGCTCGGAGACCTTCCAGGCGCAGCGCGCGGACATGCTTGCCCGCCTTGGAGAGCTGCGCGGCATCGAAGCCAAGGTCCGCGCCTCCGAGGAGAAGGCCCGGGACAAGTTCCACAAGCGCGGGCAGCTCCTCCCACGTGAGCGACTGATGATGCTCCTGGACCGGGGCTCGCCCTTCCTGGAGCTGTCCACGCTGTGCGGGTACGGCTACCACGACGACAACGATGGCTCGCTCGCGGGGGGCAACAGCATCGCGGGCATCGGCTACGTGTCCGGCGTGCGGTGCATGGTCTTCGTGAACAACTCCGCCATCAAGGGAGGCACGGCCTCTCCGTGGGGTGTGCAGAAGGCGCTGCGAGGCCAGGCCATCGCGCTCCAGAACAAGCTGCCCCTGGTGTCGCTGGTGGAGAGCGGCGGCGCGAACCTGATGTACCAGCAGGAGATCTTCATCCCGGGCGGGGAGACCTTCTACAACCAGGCGCGGCTGTCCGCGGCGGGCATCCCGCAAGTCACGGTGGTGCACGGCTCGAGCACGGCGGGTGGCGCGTACCTGCCCGGCCTGTCCGACTACGTGGTGATGGTGAAGAAGAAGGCGAAGGTGTTCCTCGCGGGCCCGCCGCTGCTCAAGGCGGCCACGGGTGAAGTCGCCACCGACGAGGACTTGGGTGGTGCGGAGATGCACGCCACCGTCGCGGGCACCGCGGACTACCTGGCCGAGAACGACGCGGACGCCATCCGCATGGCGCGCGACATCGTCTCCAAGCTCGGCTGGAACGAGCGGCTGGCGGCGCAGGCCCAGGCCCCCTACGCCGAGCCGCTCTACTCCCCGGATGAACTCTGCGGCGCCATCCCCGCCGACTACCGGAAGCCCTACGACTGCCGCGAAATCGTCGCGCGGATTGTCGATGGCTCCGACTTCATGGGCTTCAAGGACGACTATGACGCCCACACCGTCTGCGGGTGGGCGAGCCTCTTCGGCGGGCCCATTGGCATCATCGGCAACAACGGCCCCATCAGCCCGAGGGGCGCGACGAAGGCGGCGCAGTTCATCCAGCTCTGCTGTCAGTCCGGGACGCCCATCGTCTACCTCCAGAACACCACGGGCTACCTCGTGGGGACGCAGCCGGAGCAGGGCGGCATCGTCAAGCACGGCTCGAAGATGATTCAGGCGGTGGCGAACGCCACGGTGCCGCAGGTGACGTTGCTCGTGGGTGGCTCGTTCGGCGCGGGCAACTACGGCATGTGCGGCAGGCCGTTCCATCCGCGCTTCATCTTCGCGTGGCCCAACGCGCGCACGGCCGTCATGGGGGGTGAGCAGGCGGCGAAGGTGATGTCCATCGTCTTCGGGGAGAAGCTCGCGAGAGGTGGAGAGACGGTGGACGAGGAGGCCCTGCGCGCCTTCACCCAGCCCATCATCGACCAGTTCGAGAAGGAGTCGCACCCCTTCAACGCGTCCGCGCGGTTGTTCGACGACGGCATCATCGACCCGAGGGACACGCGGAGGGTGCTCGGCTTCGCGCTCTCCATCTGCCGCGAGGCGGGCCGGCGAGAGCTGAATCCCAACACCTTCGGGGTCGCACGGCTGTGA
- a CDS encoding acetyl/propionyl/methylcrotonyl-CoA carboxylase subunit alpha → MERFNKVLIANRGEIAVRVIRTCKRLGFRTVAVFSEADRDAPHVLAADEAVPIGPSPAKESYLVIDKLIGAAKASGAQAIHPGYGFLSENAAFSRACKEAGLVFIGPDAEAITLMGNKRQAKLRMLAAGVPCIPGYEATDADDAALVAEGERIGFPLMVKAAAGGGGRGMRWVHEAAQLPAALKGARSEATNAFGSGELILERAVVNARHVEIQVFADEHGNVVHLGERDCSVQRRHQKIVEESPSPAVSAELRERMGQVAATAAKAIAYKGAGTLEFLLAPSGEFYFMEMNTRLQVEHPVTEQVTGLDLVEWQLRVAQGEPLPLAQRDITWKGHAIEVRLCAEDPANQYAPRAGRLLTWRLPSREGIRIDHGVREGQDIPPFYDSMQAKVIASGADRETARRRLVEALRELTVFGVTTNKDLLLHVLESAAFRSGAYDTGFIGQHADASVLERLYQTRPEERALAAVALFHDEAQHLARTGGLDASLVNWNTAHRHPVSMTLEDSKGDAKVSVRPVSSERYEVVTGDDALDITVLGLSDGVFDFSVAGARGRARYLRTGDSVWLDLGEGARQLTDATFRPPKPAEGVGTGRLLAPMDGRILRVDTRPGASVKPGDVLVVLEAMKMEFQLVADLPGIVEAVNASPGGQVSAKQLLVVLKPEG, encoded by the coding sequence ATGGAGCGTTTCAACAAGGTCCTCATCGCGAACCGCGGGGAGATTGCCGTTCGCGTGATTCGCACGTGCAAGCGATTGGGCTTCCGCACGGTGGCTGTGTTCTCCGAGGCGGACCGGGACGCGCCCCATGTGCTCGCGGCGGACGAGGCCGTCCCCATCGGCCCCTCTCCCGCGAAGGAGTCCTATCTCGTCATCGACAAGCTCATCGGCGCGGCGAAGGCGTCGGGGGCACAGGCCATCCACCCGGGCTACGGCTTCCTCTCCGAGAACGCGGCCTTCTCGCGCGCGTGCAAGGAGGCGGGGCTGGTCTTCATCGGCCCGGACGCGGAGGCCATCACCCTGATGGGCAACAAGCGTCAGGCGAAGCTGCGGATGCTGGCCGCCGGTGTCCCCTGCATCCCGGGCTATGAGGCCACGGACGCGGACGACGCGGCGCTGGTGGCGGAGGGTGAGCGCATCGGCTTCCCGCTGATGGTGAAGGCGGCGGCGGGCGGTGGTGGCCGTGGCATGCGCTGGGTCCACGAGGCCGCGCAGCTCCCAGCCGCGCTGAAAGGCGCGCGCTCCGAGGCCACCAACGCCTTCGGCAGCGGTGAGCTCATCCTGGAGCGGGCCGTCGTCAACGCCCGGCACGTCGAGATTCAAGTCTTCGCGGATGAGCACGGCAACGTCGTGCACCTGGGTGAGCGCGACTGCTCCGTGCAGCGGCGCCACCAGAAGATTGTCGAGGAGAGCCCATCCCCCGCCGTCAGCGCGGAGCTGCGTGAGCGCATGGGGCAGGTGGCCGCCACCGCGGCGAAGGCCATCGCCTACAAGGGCGCGGGGACCCTCGAGTTCCTCCTGGCCCCCAGTGGCGAGTTCTACTTCATGGAGATGAACACGCGCCTCCAGGTGGAGCACCCCGTCACGGAGCAGGTCACCGGACTGGACCTCGTCGAGTGGCAGCTCCGCGTGGCGCAAGGCGAGCCGTTGCCCCTGGCGCAGCGGGACATCACCTGGAAGGGGCACGCCATCGAAGTGCGGCTGTGCGCGGAGGACCCGGCGAACCAGTACGCGCCTCGCGCCGGTCGGCTGCTGACGTGGCGTCTGCCTTCTCGCGAGGGGATTCGCATCGACCACGGCGTGCGAGAGGGGCAGGACATCCCGCCCTTCTACGACTCCATGCAGGCCAAGGTGATTGCCTCCGGCGCGGACCGTGAGACGGCTCGGCGCCGACTGGTGGAGGCGCTGCGCGAGCTCACCGTGTTCGGCGTCACCACGAACAAGGACCTGCTGCTCCACGTGCTGGAGAGCGCGGCGTTCCGCTCGGGGGCCTACGACACGGGCTTCATCGGTCAGCACGCGGATGCGTCGGTGCTGGAGCGGCTGTATCAGACGCGACCGGAAGAGCGCGCGCTGGCGGCCGTGGCCCTCTTCCATGACGAAGCCCAGCACCTCGCGCGAACCGGCGGCCTGGATGCCTCGCTGGTGAACTGGAACACGGCGCACCGTCACCCGGTGTCGATGACGCTGGAGGACTCGAAGGGGGACGCGAAGGTCTCCGTGCGCCCCGTCTCCTCGGAGCGCTACGAGGTTGTCACCGGTGATGATGCGTTGGACATCACCGTGCTGGGCCTCTCGGACGGTGTGTTCGACTTCTCGGTGGCGGGAGCACGAGGACGCGCCCGCTACCTGCGCACCGGGGACTCGGTGTGGCTGGACCTGGGGGAGGGCGCACGCCAGCTCACGGATGCGACGTTCCGCCCGCCGAAGCCCGCGGAGGGCGTGGGCACGGGCCGGCTGCTCGCGCCGATGGATGGGCGCATCCTCCGCGTGGACACGCGGCCCGGGGCCTCGGTGAAGCCGGGCGACGTGCTCGTCGTGCTGGAGGCGATGAAGATGGAGTTCCAGCTCGTCGCGGACCTGCCCGGCATCGTCGAGGCCGTGAATGCCTCACCCGGCGGGCAGGTGTCCGCGAAGCAGTTGCTGGTGGTCCTCAAGCCCGAGGGCTGA